A single window of Gossypium hirsutum isolate 1008001.06 chromosome A10, Gossypium_hirsutum_v2.1, whole genome shotgun sequence DNA harbors:
- the LOC107896919 gene encoding uncharacterized protein — MANLVPGVLLKLLQHMNTDVKVAGEHRSSLLQVVSIVPALAGGELFPNQGFYLKVSDSCHATYVSLPDEHDDLILSDKIQLGQFIHVDRLESASPVPILHGVRPVPGRHPCVGSPEDIVATHSLGFLNNGSKNGSGISKPGEKVKSPSKQVSGEKDKYVGSRSNGGAREDQLDKKMASLTRSKSQSTKPALTSDTKKEPLGKLKVLSSRSIPSSPTSCYSLPTSFEKFASGIKQQAEIKALRKGSPKVGSMEKPSSLHGTSPTGKKVPVIKTLVQGIELGAKALRKSWEGNLEVKGRDHSKPRASKHDIKQESRSTSVPRKSTSSEKLLPKEENKLQTSTRSLKKESKSLVSTKKVMPNGMLDEQEKPNKPRTYIGKKSGDLSSNGGLGNLVKVPINSKRLTDGSVSWGSLPSSLSKLGKEVMKHRDAAQTAAIEALQEAAASESLLRCLSLYSDLTTSAKEDNPQPAVDQFLTLHARLNNVRMIADSLLKTIPVSSSPESEGNPSEEAVKVALDRRKYAASWVQAALATNLSSFSVFTKEHNSIPSHASASVQSQKAIPGNQNILILENSAKNASAKAQGKTRPVIVSKLVAQGVLRKAGDVSGLGPKVPVRPPPEWTRGNGLDEAVDLAEMLRMESQDWFLGFVEKFLDVDVDTSALSDNDQIAGMLTQLKSVNDWLDEISSNKDEGEGEEMTPHVSSETIDRLRKKIYEYLLTHVESAAAALGGGGSQPLPPIRAAETKSKK, encoded by the exons ATGGCAAATCTTGTTCCAGGGGTTCTTCTGAAGCTTTTACAGCATATGAACACGGATGTGAAGGTTGCTGGTGAGCACAGGTCATCTCTATTGCAAGTAGTGAGTATAGTTCCTGCACTAGCAGGGGGTGAGCTCTTCCCTAACCAAGGCTTTTACCTTAAGGTTTCAGATTCATGTCATGCTACATATGTATCATTGCCTGATGAACATGATGATCTGATTCTTAGTGATAAGATCCAATTAGGTCAGTTTATTCATGTTGATCGCTTAGAATCAGCTTCACCAGTTCCCATTCTTCATGGGGTTAGGCCGGTCCCTGGGCGACACCCTTGTGTTGGGAGCCCCGAGGATATTGTTGCAACTCATTCTCTTGGATTCCTTAATAATGGTAGTAAAAATGGCTCTGGTATTTCAAAACCTGGAGAGAAAGTTAAGTCACCATCAAAACAAGTCAGTGGAGAGAAAGATAAATATGTTGGGAGTAGATCAAATGGTGGTGCAAGAGAGGATCAGTTGGATAAGAAAATGGCTTCTTTGACTAGATCAAAGTCTCAATCGACTAAACCGGCATTGACTTCAGATACGAAGAAGGAACCTTTGGGGAAATTGAAGGTTCTAAGCTCACGGTCGATTCCGTCTTCCCCCACTAGTTGTTATTCATTGCCAACATCTTTTGAGAAGTTTGCCTCTGGGATTAAGCAGCAGGCGGAAATAAAGGCTCTGAGAAAGGGAAGTCCCAAGGTGGGATCCATGGAGAAGCCGAGTTCTTTACATGGGACGAGTCCGACTGGGAAAAAGGTACCGGTTATCAAAACTTTGGTTCAGGGGATTGAATTAGGAGCAAAGGCTTTGAGAAAGAGCTGGGAAGGGAATCTGGAAGTGAAGGGTAGGGACCATTCTAAACCGAGGGCTAGCAAGCATGATATCAAGCAAGAATCTCGGAGCACTTCT GTTCCTAGAAAGAGCACATCAAGCGAAAAGTTGCTGCCCAAAGAGGAGAATAAACTACAAACATCGACCAGGTCACTAAAAAAGGAGAGTAAATCTCTGGTTTCAACTAAGAAAGTCATGCCAAATGGAATGTTGGATGAGCAAGAGAAACCAaataaaccgagaacttacattGGGAAGAAATCTGGAGATCTAAGTAGTAATGGTGGCTTGGGGAACTTGGTTAAGGTTCCAATAAATAGTAAAAGATTGACTGATGGAAGTGTTTCATGGGGTTCACTCCCCTCTTCTCTTTCAAAGCTCGGAAAG GAGGTCATGAAACATAGAGATGCAGCACAAACGGCAGCAATAGAAGCTTTACAAGAGGCTGCTGCTTCAGAGAGCTTACTTCGATGTTTAAG CTTATATTCTGATCTTACTACTTCTGCCAAGGAAGATAATCCTCAGCCTGCAGTGGATCAGTTCTTAACTCTGCATGCGAGGTTGAATAATGTTCGGATGATTGCTGATTCTTTATTGAAAACTATTCCAGTCAGTTCATCTCCAGAGTCTGAAGGAAATCCATCAGAAGAGGCAGTGAAGGTTGCATTGGATAGGCGGAAATATGCAGCTTCATGGGTGCAAGCCGCATTGGCTACCAATCTATCGTCCTTCTCGGTTTTTACCAAAGAACATAATTCAATACCGAGTCATGCATCAGCATCTGTGCAAAGCCAGAAGGCTATCCCTGGcaatcaaaacattttaattctaGAAAATTCTGCTAAGAATGCTTCTGCAAAAGCCCAAGGGAAAACTCGTCCGGTAATTGTTTCTAAGCTTGTAGCACAGGGTGTTCTTCGAAAAGCAGGGGATGTTTCGGGCCTCGGACCAAAGGTACCGGTCCGGCCACCACCAGAATGGACAAGGGGAAATGGCCTTGATGAGGCTGTTGACTTGGCTGAAATGCTGCGAATGGAGTCCCAGGATTGGTTCTTAGGATTTGTCGAGAAATTCTTGGATGTCGATGTCGATACATCTGCTTTATCAGACAATGATCAAATAGCTGGGATGTTGACACAGCTTAAGAGTGTGAATGACTGGTTAGACGAAATCAGTTCAAACAAAGACgaaggagaaggagaagagaTGACACCCCATGTTTCATCAGAGACAATTGATCGGCTAAGGAAGAAAATATACGAATATCTTCTTACACATGTCGAATCTGCTGCTGCTGCTCTAGGTGGTGGCGGATCACAACCGTTACCACCTATTCGAGCAGCTGAAACAAAATCGAAAAAGTGA